One segment of Rattus norvegicus strain BN/NHsdMcwi chromosome 16, GRCr8, whole genome shotgun sequence DNA contains the following:
- the Nat1 gene encoding arylamine N-acetyltransferase 1 isoform X2, with the protein MDIEAYFERIGYKNSVNKLDLATLTEVLQHQMRAVPFENLSMHCGEAMCLGLEATFDHIVRKKRGGWCLQVNHLLYWALTKMGFETTMLGGYVYITPVNKYSSEMVHLLVQVTISDRNYIVDSAYGSSYQMWEPLELTSGKDQPQVPAIFRLTEENGTWYLDQIRREQDVPNQEFVNSDLLEKSKYRKIYSFTLEPRTIEDFEYVNTYLQTSPASVFVSTSFCSLQTSEGVCCLIGSTLTSRRFSYKDNVDLVEFKSLTEEEIEDVLKTTFGISLEKKFVPKHGELVFTI; encoded by the coding sequence ATGGACATCGAAGCATACTTCGAAAGGATTGGTTACAAGAACTCAGTGAATAAGTTGGACTTGGCCACATTAACTGAAGTTCTTCAACACCAGATGCGAGCAGTTCCTTTTGAGAATCTTAGTATGCACTGTGGAGAAGCCATGTGTCTGGGCTTAGAGGCCACTTTTGACCACATAGTAAGGAAAAAGCGGGGTGGGTGGTGTCTCCAGGTTAATCATCTGCTGTACTGGGCTCTGACCAAAATGGGTTTTGAAACCACAATGTTGGGAGGATATGTTTACATAACTCCAGTCAACAAATATAGCAGTGAAATGGTCCACCTTCTAGTACAAGTGACCATCAGTGACAGGAACTACATTGTGGATTCTGCCTATGGAAGCTCCTACCAGATGTGGGAGCCTCTGGAATTAACCTCAGGGAAGGATCAGCCTCAGGTGCCTGCCATCTTTCGTTTGACAGAAGAGAATGGAACCTGGTACTTGGACCAAATCAGAAGAGAGCAGGATGTTCCAAACCAAGAGTTTGTTAACTCGGACCTCCTTGAAAAGAGCAAATATCGAAAAATCTATTCCTTTACTCTTGAGCCCCGCACTATTGAGGATTTTGAATATGTGAATACCTACCTTCAGACATCGCCAGCCTCTGTGTTTGTAAGCACATCGTTCTGTTCCTTGCAGACCTCAGAAGGGGTTTGCTGTTTAATTGGTTCCACCCTTACAAGTAGGAGATTCAGTTATAAGGACAATGTAGATCTGGTTGAGTTTAAGAGTCTGACTGAGGAAGAAATAGAAGATGTACTGAAAACCACATTTGGCATTTCTTTGGAGAAAAAGTTTGTGCCCAAACATGGCGAACTCGTTTTTACTATTTAG
- the Nat1 gene encoding arylamine N-acetyltransferase 1 isoform X1: MFHRALGAMDIEAYFERIGYKNSVNKLDLATLTEVLQHQMRAVPFENLSMHCGEAMCLGLEATFDHIVRKKRGGWCLQVNHLLYWALTKMGFETTMLGGYVYITPVNKYSSEMVHLLVQVTISDRNYIVDSAYGSSYQMWEPLELTSGKDQPQVPAIFRLTEENGTWYLDQIRREQDVPNQEFVNSDLLEKSKYRKIYSFTLEPRTIEDFEYVNTYLQTSPASVFVSTSFCSLQTSEGVCCLIGSTLTSRRFSYKDNVDLVEFKSLTEEEIEDVLKTTFGISLEKKFVPKHGELVFTI; the protein is encoded by the coding sequence GGAGCCATGGACATCGAAGCATACTTCGAAAGGATTGGTTACAAGAACTCAGTGAATAAGTTGGACTTGGCCACATTAACTGAAGTTCTTCAACACCAGATGCGAGCAGTTCCTTTTGAGAATCTTAGTATGCACTGTGGAGAAGCCATGTGTCTGGGCTTAGAGGCCACTTTTGACCACATAGTAAGGAAAAAGCGGGGTGGGTGGTGTCTCCAGGTTAATCATCTGCTGTACTGGGCTCTGACCAAAATGGGTTTTGAAACCACAATGTTGGGAGGATATGTTTACATAACTCCAGTCAACAAATATAGCAGTGAAATGGTCCACCTTCTAGTACAAGTGACCATCAGTGACAGGAACTACATTGTGGATTCTGCCTATGGAAGCTCCTACCAGATGTGGGAGCCTCTGGAATTAACCTCAGGGAAGGATCAGCCTCAGGTGCCTGCCATCTTTCGTTTGACAGAAGAGAATGGAACCTGGTACTTGGACCAAATCAGAAGAGAGCAGGATGTTCCAAACCAAGAGTTTGTTAACTCGGACCTCCTTGAAAAGAGCAAATATCGAAAAATCTATTCCTTTACTCTTGAGCCCCGCACTATTGAGGATTTTGAATATGTGAATACCTACCTTCAGACATCGCCAGCCTCTGTGTTTGTAAGCACATCGTTCTGTTCCTTGCAGACCTCAGAAGGGGTTTGCTGTTTAATTGGTTCCACCCTTACAAGTAGGAGATTCAGTTATAAGGACAATGTAGATCTGGTTGAGTTTAAGAGTCTGACTGAGGAAGAAATAGAAGATGTACTGAAAACCACATTTGGCATTTCTTTGGAGAAAAAGTTTGTGCCCAAACATGGCGAACTCGTTTTTACTATTTAG
- the Nat1 gene encoding arylamine N-acetyltransferase 1 isoform X3 produces the protein MGAMDIEAYFERIGYKNSVNKLDLATLTEVLQHQMRAVPFENLSMHCGEAMCLGLEATFDHIVRKKRGGWCLQVNHLLYWALTKMGFETTMLGGYVYITPVNKYSSEMVHLLVQVTISDRNYIVDSAYGSSYQMWEPLELTSGKDQPQVPAIFRLTEENGTWYLDQIRREQDVPNQEFVNSDLLEKSKYRKIYSFTLEPRTIEDFEYVNTYLQTSPASVFVSTSFCSLQTSEGVCCLIGSTLTSRRFSYKDNVDLVEFKSLTEEEIEDVLKTTFGISLEKKFVPKHGELVFTI, from the coding sequence GGAGCCATGGACATCGAAGCATACTTCGAAAGGATTGGTTACAAGAACTCAGTGAATAAGTTGGACTTGGCCACATTAACTGAAGTTCTTCAACACCAGATGCGAGCAGTTCCTTTTGAGAATCTTAGTATGCACTGTGGAGAAGCCATGTGTCTGGGCTTAGAGGCCACTTTTGACCACATAGTAAGGAAAAAGCGGGGTGGGTGGTGTCTCCAGGTTAATCATCTGCTGTACTGGGCTCTGACCAAAATGGGTTTTGAAACCACAATGTTGGGAGGATATGTTTACATAACTCCAGTCAACAAATATAGCAGTGAAATGGTCCACCTTCTAGTACAAGTGACCATCAGTGACAGGAACTACATTGTGGATTCTGCCTATGGAAGCTCCTACCAGATGTGGGAGCCTCTGGAATTAACCTCAGGGAAGGATCAGCCTCAGGTGCCTGCCATCTTTCGTTTGACAGAAGAGAATGGAACCTGGTACTTGGACCAAATCAGAAGAGAGCAGGATGTTCCAAACCAAGAGTTTGTTAACTCGGACCTCCTTGAAAAGAGCAAATATCGAAAAATCTATTCCTTTACTCTTGAGCCCCGCACTATTGAGGATTTTGAATATGTGAATACCTACCTTCAGACATCGCCAGCCTCTGTGTTTGTAAGCACATCGTTCTGTTCCTTGCAGACCTCAGAAGGGGTTTGCTGTTTAATTGGTTCCACCCTTACAAGTAGGAGATTCAGTTATAAGGACAATGTAGATCTGGTTGAGTTTAAGAGTCTGACTGAGGAAGAAATAGAAGATGTACTGAAAACCACATTTGGCATTTCTTTGGAGAAAAAGTTTGTGCCCAAACATGGCGAACTCGTTTTTACTATTTAG
- the Nat2 gene encoding arylamine N-acetyltransferase 2 isoform X1: protein MDIEAYFERIGYQSSRNKLDLEELTEILQHQIRAIPFENLNIHCGESMELNLEVIFDQVVRKKRGGWCLQVNHLLYWALTKMGFEATMLGGYVFNTPANKYSSGMIHLLVQVTLSGKDYIVDAGFGRSYQMWEPLELTSGKDQPQVPAVFRLTEENGTWYLDQIRREQYVPNQEFVNSDLLEKNKYRKIYSFTLEPRTIEDFESINTYLQTSPASLFTSKSFCSLQTLEGVHCLVGSTLTYRRFSYKDNIDLVEFKSLTEEEIEDVLKTIFGVSLERKLVPKHGDRFFTI from the coding sequence ATGGACATTGAAGCATACTTTGAAAGAATTGGTTATCAGAGTTCCAGGAACAAACTGGACTTGGAAGAATTAACTGAAATTCTTCAACACCAGATACGGGCTATTCCCTTTGAAAACTTGAACATCCATTGCGGGGAATCCATGGAGCTGAATTTAGAAGTCATCTTTGATCAAGTTGTGAGGAAGAAGCGTGGTGGATGGTGTCTCCAGGTTAATCATCTGCTGTACTGGGCTCTGACCAAAATGGGCTTTGAAGCCACAATGTTGGGAGGGTATGTCTTTAACACTCCAGCCAATAAGTACAGCAGTGGCATGATTCACTTACTAGTGCAGGTGACCCTCAGTGGAAAGGACTACATTGTTGATGCTGGGTTTGGACGTTCCTACCAGATGTGGGAGCCTCTGGAATTAACATCAGGGAAGGATCAGCCTCAGGTGCCTGCCGTCTTTCGTTTGACAGAAGAGAATGGAACCTGGTACTTGGACCAAATCAGAAGAGAGCAGTATGTTCCAAACCAAGAGTTTGTTAACTCAGACCTCCTTGAAAAGAACAAATATCGAAAAATCTATTCCTTTACTCTTGAGCCCCGCACTATTGAGGATTTTGAGTCCATTAATACCTATCTTCAGACATCGCCAGCATCCTTGTTTACAAGTAAATCATTTTGTTCCTTGCAGACCCTAGAAGGGGTTCACTGTTTGGTTGGCTCCACCCTCACTTATAGGAGATTCAGTTATAAGGACAATATAGATCTTGTAGAGTTTAAGAGTCTGACTGAGGAAGAAATAGAAGACGTACTGAAAACTATATTTGGGGTTTCTTTAGAGAGAAAGCTTGTGCCTAAACATGGTGATCGATTTTTTACCATTTAG
- the Nat2 gene encoding arylamine N-acetyltransferase 2 (The RefSeq protein has 1 substitution compared to this genomic sequence) → MDIEAYFERIGYQSSRNKLDLEELTEILQHQIRAIPFENLNIHCGESMELNLEVIFDQVVRKKRGGWCLQVNHLLYWALTKMGFEATMLGGYVFNTPANKYSSGMIHLLVQVTLSGKDYIVDAGFGRSYQMWEPLELTSGKDQPQVPAIFRLTEENGTWYLDQIRREQYVPNQEFVNSDLLEKNKYRKIYSFTLEPRTIEDFESINTYLQTSPASLFTSKSFCSLQTLEGVHCLVGSTLTYRRFSYKDNIDLVEFKSLTEEEIEDVLKTIFGVSLERKLVPKHGDRFFTI, encoded by the coding sequence ATGGACATTGAAGCATACTTTGAAAGAATTGGTTATCAGAGTTCCAGGAACAAACTGGACTTGGAAGAATTAACTGAAATTCTTCAACACCAGATACGGGCTATTCCCTTTGAAAACTTGAACATCCATTGCGGGGAATCCATGGAGCTGAATTTAGAAGTCATCTTTGATCAAGTTGTGAGGAAGAAGCGTGGTGGATGGTGTCTCCAGGTTAATCATCTGCTGTACTGGGCTCTGACCAAAATGGGCTTTGAAGCCACAATGTTGGGAGGGTATGTCTTTAACACTCCAGCCAATAAGTACAGCAGTGGCATGATTCACTTACTAGTGCAGGTGACCCTCAGTGGAAAGGACTACATTGTTGATGCTGGGTTTGGACGTTCCTACCAGATGTGGGAGCCTCTGGAATTAACATCAGGGAAGGATCAGCCTCAGGTGCCTGCCGTCTTTCGTTTGACAGAAGAGAATGGAACCTGGTACTTGGACCAAATCAGAAGAGAGCAGTATGTTCCAAACCAAGAGTTTGTTAACTCAGACCTCCTTGAAAAGAACAAATATCGAAAAATCTATTCCTTTACTCTTGAGCCCCGCACTATTGAGGATTTTGAGTCCATTAATACCTATCTTCAGACATCGCCAGCATCCTTGTTTACAAGTAAATCATTTTGTTCCTTGCAGACCCTAGAAGGGGTTCACTGTTTGGTTGGCTCCACCCTCACTTATAGGAGATTCAGTTATAAGGACAATATAGATCTTGTAGAGTTTAAGAGTCTGACTGAGGAAGAAATAGAAGACGTACTGAAAACTATATTTGGGGTTTCTTTAGAGAGAAAGCTTGTGCCTAAACATGGTGATCGATTTTTTACCATTTAG